The segment ATCGAGGGTGAACCGCTGGGCTTTGTCACCGGTCCCCACGGGCGACGGCGCCAGAGCGCGGCCGAACTGCGCAAGGCGCGTTCGAAGATTGGCATGGTGTTCCAACAGTTCAATCTGTGGCCGCATATGACAGCGCTCGGCAATGTCGCCGCCTCCTTGCGGCGGGTGCGCAAAATGCCCCGCGCCGAAGCAGAGGCCAAAGCCATGGCGCAACTGGAAAAGGTCGATCTTAAGGAGCGCGCCGGGCATTACCCTTCGCAATTATCCGGTGGACAGCAACAGCGGGTGGCGATTGCCCGCGCTCTGGCGCTGGATCCGACGATCATGCTGTTTGACGAACCGACTTCGGCGCTCGACCCCGAACTGACTGGCGAGGTGCTGAATGTGATGCGCACACTGGCCGACGAAGGCATGACCATGGTTGTCGTCACCCATGAGATCGGATTTGCTGCATCGGTCGGCAACAACGTCTGTTTTCTGGATCATGGCAAGCTGCTGTTCCACGATACGCCGCAAAAGGTTTTTGCCGCGCCGCGCAATCCCCGGCTTGAACAGTTTCTCGATACATATCTCGATCGGGGCGCCTTTCTGTTGCAGTGAGCCATCGATAGAACCAAACTCAGACGCTGGGATATTAGATCAGGCTTTGAAATCGAATTTGCTCGCGATGGCTTTGCCTTGACGCAATCCAGTCAGCATGTAGCTTGGCCTATATCAAGCAATTCATATTTTCGGAGCTATAGATGGTCAGCATTATAACAGTTTCGCCGTCCCCTGCGGACGAATCGGTGCAATTCGGGAACGGTGGTTTTCTAGAATTCGGTTTGAATCTTTCCGAAGCATCGACAAACGTCATTACGGTTGGGTATCGGCTCTTTGCTGGCACAGCTGTGTTGGACAGGGACACACCGACGCGGGTCGGCGCCGTGACTTTTGCACCCGGAGATTTGAACCAAAGCGTTGATTTCCGCGTCACCAGCGACAGTGTCGCGGAATCCGATGAATCTGTGGTGATGGAGTTTTTTGACCCCACTGGCGGCGCACTCTTTGCTGGTGATGCGCAAACTCTGCGGGCGACGAACTTTATCCTTGATGACGACAGTATCGGCAACACCCGGTCATTGCTGGTGTCGTCTCCGATCATCGTTGAGGGCGATAACGGCAGCAAACAGGCCATCTTCGACGTCTCGATCTCGCAAGCGTTTGAGACGTCGACCAGCTTTGCCTACAGCACCAAAGACGGCTCTGCGACGGCCGGTCAGGATTACACGGCGCAAAGCGGTGTTGTGACCTTTGCGCCCGGATTGTTGCGGGTGCCGGTCACAATCAATATCTCGGGCGATACGCA is part of the Puniceibacterium sp. IMCC21224 genome and harbors:
- a CDS encoding amino acid ABC transporter ATP-binding protein — translated: MTEPAIRIENVSKKFGDTVVLRDINLEVPRGQVSCLIGPSGSGKSTLLRCMAFLEEANSGTITIEGEPLGFVTGPHGRRRQSAAELRKARSKIGMVFQQFNLWPHMTALGNVAASLRRVRKMPRAEAEAKAMAQLEKVDLKERAGHYPSQLSGGQQQRVAIARALALDPTIMLFDEPTSALDPELTGEVLNVMRTLADEGMTMVVVTHEIGFAASVGNNVCFLDHGKLLFHDTPQKVFAAPRNPRLEQFLDTYLDRGAFLLQ